The window GCTGGACAAGTAACAGAGACAATCCCCTTGCttgccgaggacgagaatGAAGCTGGGCCATCTCAACGGGCGCATACCTCTGTCAAGGTGCCAACATTTTCTGAAACCTCTTCGACGCGGCCTGCCAAGCCGTCTTCATGCCTTCCACCAGACCGGACGTATTTCAGCACAGACGAATGCGCCATCTGCCTGTGCGACTTTGTCGACGGCGACCGTGTCCGGGTGCTGCCGTGTGGACACATCTTCCACCGCCAAGAAGTCGATGATTGGCTTGTCAGGGTTAAGAAGCTTTGCCCCATTTGCAAACGCGATATCACGGTGCCGATCCCCCCCGCACCGCCAGTGGGGGTCGCATCCGCGACAACTTCTCCGGCAGCAAGCCCTGTGGATGCGGTGGCAAACGGAGTTTCTGTCGGGCCGGTGACATCAGATATAGTGAATGACGTGCAGCCGGGAGATGAAAGCATCGATCTGTCGCAGCACTTGAGCTCAGACGACGATTATCAGCAGTCGCATCAGGATGGACGACAGGTTTGATGCCCACACCTGCTTtgctcaccaccaccacttTTACATCTTGCATCTTTGTTCATTGTATTTTATATTTGATCTCTGTCAGCATTCTTTGAAATATATCCACCTCAGAATTCGAGTTCAAATATTTGTCGGGGTGAGCTGAGATATGGGGTTCAGCGGCAgcacaattcgtgattatcaGCAAGTAAAAGCTTGGCAAAAAAACGGAGGTgagattcatgattgcgaATCGCAGGAAATTTTGTGTGATAAAGTGAGCAAGTAACAAGCTAAAGCAGGGTCTCGAGGACAGCGACGACCTGGTCACCAACGTCCTTGGAGCCGTGTTTTCCGCCGAGATCAGCGGTTCTGAGTTCGAGGCCTCCGATTTGCTTGGCGTCGAGGACCTTTCTGACGGCGGCTTCGACCTTGTCTGCCAAGTCAGGTTGGTTGAGCGAGTATCTGAGCAACATGGCAGCTGAGAGGATGGTTCCTACAGGGTTGGCGATGCCTTTGCCAGCGATATCGGGAGCCGAGCCGTGAATGGGTTCATAGAGACCGTTGCACTTGCCGTTTCCATCCGGCAGACCCGAGAGCGAAGCCGAGGGAAGCAAACCGAGCGCACCGGGGATCACAGACGATTCGTCGGAAAGAATGTCACCAAACATGTTTTCGGTCAACACAACACCGTTGAGCTTGCGTGGGTTGGATACCATCACCATACTGGCTGAGTCGACCAGCTGGTGGTCAACTGTAATACCCTGCGAAGCAAATTCAGAGTCGACCGTGTCCTGAACCACTTTACGCCAGAGACGCGAGGTGGCAAGAACGTTGGCCTTGTCGATCGAGTGGAGCGGAGCAGGCGGGTTCGATTGCAAAGCGAGGTGCGAGGCAAGCTTGGTGATGCGTTCAACATCGTGTTTGTTGTACACCATGGTGTCGAAGGCAGCACCGTCCGAGTTGGGGTCGTCCAGGTTGGCTTCCTGGCGCTCACCAAAGTAGAGGCCTTTGACGAGCTCACGAACGACAATGAACGATACACCCTTGGCCACTTCCGGCTTCAACGGAGAgtgcgagagcagcgactCGGACGGAAACAAGCACGGTCGGATGTTGGCATACAGGTCCAGCTCCTTGCGCAAAGCAAGCAGTCCCTGTTCAGGTCGCACTTTGCCCACGCCCCACTTGGGTCCTCCCACCGAACCCATAAGGATGGCATCGGCTTCCTTGCATGCGGCGAGCGTGTCATCAGGCAGGGGTTTGCCAGTTGAGTCAATAGCGCATCCACCAAAATCGTACGacttgagcttgatcgaAAACGTGGTGCTcttggacgagatcaaTTCGAGAACACGCGTCGCTTGTTCGACCACCTCGGGTCCGATTCCGTCACCGGGAAGAACGACGACGTTGTAGGCTTGCTTGCTCATGCTGGCGATTGACGAGGCTTAGAGGTGAGTGTTACGAAAAGTTGGGTCTTTCCAGACGTGGTTGTGGAAAGGAAGGGCAATGTAGCGGACAACGATGAATATAACACTCATAACTGCCACCTTTTCACTTTCGGTGGTGTTCGGTGGTGAGCCGAGGTCGGTGGGGTTGTGCGAGTGTGGGTCCGTGTGACTCACAGGTCTCAACTTAcctagtcgtgagtgcaatCTTCTGGTTGGTTAGTTGCGCCATGTTTGCCTTCAGCCCGGCCCTTTTGAAATCTAATCTTTTGCGTCGTCACCCGCCTTAGCACGTATGGTTAGCGTGTCGAAGATTTCTGAGTTTTGCATTTCTTCCATTCGTGCGAATCCCCAATTTAGATCGGGAGCCGATCTGGCCGGGTTATGGAAGCTCGAAGTGGAGCAAATCTGAGTCTCGCGCTTCGACTTTCCGGtttccattcgtgatttacaTCGACTCACCTTTGACTTCATCCGATCGACTGTGCTCTCGTTCTTCGTGAGACGCTTTGTaccatgtcgagcgcagcaaagAAGGAAGCAATCCTTCGTCAATTCCGACAACTCACCAATGCCACCCCACAAGATGCTAACCGAATCCTGAAAGCGCACGGCTACCGGATCGAGCCGGCCACCGATGCATTCTTCAATAACGAGCAAGCTCAAATTAACGCCTCGATTTCCTCGAGTACATTGGACAGaaagagcgagcgagaggtAAAGGAGCGTCTCAATGCCCTCTTTGACCGTTTTCGAGACGCGGGTGccgacagcgacgaggaagatgacgaAGCGTCGCAACCAGAAGATCGCGATCTGATCAGTATAGGTGGGGCACTCAAGATGTgcgaagcgctcgaggtTAGTCCGGAAGACGTGGTGTTCCTACCACTTAGCTACTACCTCAAATCGGCTTCGATGGGCACATTTACGCGAGAGGGTTACATCAATGGTTGGAAGATGCTCGACCTTTCAGATAccatcgacaagcagaagaagacTCTGGAGAAACTTCGACAGGAGCTGCTGGACAACAAACCACTGCGATTGGAGAGGATCGCTCAAGAAAAAAGCAATCCTGCTACTGCATCCGGTGCCAACAAAGGGCTGTATGAAAAGGTATACGAGTACACCTATGCTTTTGCCCGAAGAGAAGGACAGAAGAGTTTGGCGTTGGAAAACGCTCTTGCGTTCTGGGATCTGGTGCTCCCCGCTTCGCCGACATTTCAGAGGGCAGGAAGCCAGGGTACTTTCACACAAGCGCAATTGGACCTGTGGAAGAGGTTCTTGAGCGAACAAACGCGTGGTAGAGCGGTGAGCAAGGACACATGGATGCAATTCTTAGATTTTACCAAGGAGATCAACAGTGATTtcagcaatcacgacttTGATGGTAAGCTTCTCCGATATGATAAAGAGAGGGCGAAATGGCAAAAGGCGATGAACTGACATTTGGATCTGCGCACTTCTTGATACAGCTGCCTGGCCGTCCATCATTGAcgactttgtgctttggGTTAGAGACAACATGCCCGCTTCGGACGGTATGGATACCAGCTGACTGTCACACACACTCCGGGATATGCATATCTTTCTGCAGCAAGGAGAGACCATAGGTACACCGTGATTCGGACTGGCCATGA of the Mycosarcoma maydis chromosome 2, whole genome shotgun sequence genome contains:
- a CDS encoding putative beta-isopropyl-malate dehydrogenase, with the translated sequence MSKQAYNVVVLPGDGIGPEVVEQATRVLELISSKSTTFSIKLKSYDFGGCAIDSTGKPLPDDTLAACKEADAILMGSVGGPKWGVGKVRPEQGLLALRKELDLYANIRPCLFPSESLLSHSPLKPEVAKGVSFIVVRELVKGLYFGERQEANLDDPNSDGAAFDTMVYNKHDVERITKLASHLALQSNPPAPLHSIDKANVLATSRLWRKVVQDTVDSEFASQGITVDHQLVDSASMVMVSNPRKLNGVVLTENMFGDILSDESSVIPGALGLLPSASLSGLPDGNGKCNGLYEPIHGSAPDIAGKGIANPVGTILSAAMLLRYSLNQPDLADKVEAAVRKVLDAKQIGGLELRTADLGGKHGSKDVGDQVVAVLETLL
- a CDS encoding uncharacterized protein (related to DCN1 - scaffold-type E3 ligase) → MSSAAKKEAILRQFRQLTNATPQDANRILKAHGYRIEPATDAFFNNEQAQINASISSSTLDRKSEREVKERLNALFDRFRDAGADSDEEDDEASQPEDRDLISIGGALKMCEALEVSPEDVVFLPLSYYLKSASMGTFTREGYINGWKMLDLSDTIDKQKKTLEKLRQELLDNKPLRLERIAQEKSNPATASGANKGLYEKVYEYTYAFARREGQKSLALENALAFWDLVLPASPTFQRAGSQGTFTQAQLDLWKRFLSEQTRGRAVSKDTWMQFLDFTKEINSDFSNHDFDAAWPSIIDDFVLWVRDNMPASDGMDTS